A single genomic interval of Spirosoma taeanense harbors:
- a CDS encoding ATP-binding protein, translating to MTRNQLDDLIAQGESNRLEFKRSISSAHRIARTLAAFANTSGGTLLIGVADDGRIVGVPSEIREMRKIEDATDRLIDPALTISYETIAPDGRKVLIITVAESEEKPHYAVDEASKRTIYVRAKDKSVPTNKLIITQELADAQLLKTPMARALIQYLRKNDHITADRFARLINVSDYRATKLLRQFAEQGLLLLIDKPRPTRYALKLTE from the coding sequence ATGACCCGTAATCAACTCGACGACCTCATCGCGCAGGGCGAAAGCAATCGGCTGGAGTTCAAACGTTCGATCTCGTCCGCCCACCGTATCGCCCGAACGCTGGCCGCTTTTGCCAACACCTCGGGCGGAACCCTGCTCATCGGGGTCGCCGATGATGGCCGGATAGTGGGTGTGCCGTCGGAGATACGCGAAATGCGCAAGATTGAAGACGCGACCGACCGGCTCATCGACCCTGCGCTGACGATCAGCTACGAAACAATTGCGCCCGATGGTCGCAAGGTGCTGATTATTACCGTTGCCGAAAGCGAGGAAAAGCCGCACTACGCCGTAGATGAAGCCAGCAAACGCACTATCTACGTCCGGGCAAAAGACAAGTCGGTGCCAACCAATAAGCTCATCATTACCCAGGAGCTGGCCGATGCACAGTTGCTGAAAACGCCCATGGCGCGGGCGTTGATTCAGTACCTGCGTAAGAACGACCATATTACGGCCGACCGCTTTGCCCGGCTGATCAACGTATCGGACTACCGGGCCACCAAGCTGTTACGTCAGTTTGCCGAGCAGGGACTCCTGCTGCTGATTGACAAACCCCGGCCCACGCGCTACGCGCTGAAACTTACGGAATGA
- the trxA gene encoding thioredoxin produces MMKYILFLLLLGHRLLAQTVSVDTFATMLKQSQQAQVIDVRTPAEFAEGHLPGAVNINSQRDDFSQALGTLDKNKPVFVYCLSGGRSKGAVEKLRQLGYTDIHELKGGYLKWSSRMMPIEGVSRSAAKAQWTTDRFDSLVQAQPLVLVDVYAPWCAPCKKMAPVIDRLAEEMAGQATIVKLNADTEKSLIAAYQVDELPTLLLFRNGKLVDRQIGFRDEAALRALLK; encoded by the coding sequence ATGATGAAATACATTCTGTTTCTGCTCCTGCTCGGCCATCGGCTGCTCGCTCAAACGGTTTCGGTCGATACGTTTGCTACTATGCTGAAACAAAGCCAGCAGGCACAGGTAATTGACGTCAGGACACCCGCCGAGTTCGCCGAAGGTCATTTGCCGGGTGCTGTCAATATCAACTCACAACGAGACGACTTTAGCCAGGCCCTGGGTACCCTCGATAAAAACAAGCCGGTATTCGTTTACTGTCTGTCGGGAGGACGTAGCAAAGGAGCCGTTGAGAAGTTACGGCAGCTGGGTTACACGGATATACACGAACTGAAGGGGGGCTATCTGAAATGGTCTTCCCGGATGATGCCTATAGAGGGGGTAAGCCGGTCGGCGGCCAAGGCTCAATGGACAACCGACCGTTTTGACAGCCTGGTTCAGGCGCAGCCCCTGGTGCTGGTCGATGTGTATGCGCCCTGGTGCGCGCCCTGCAAAAAAATGGCCCCCGTTATCGACAGACTTGCTGAAGAGATGGCTGGACAGGCGACCATCGTTAAACTGAATGCCGATACGGAAAAATCGCTGATAGCCGCTTATCAGGTGGATGAATTGCCGACACTCTTACTCTTCAGAAACGGCAAGCTGGTGGATCGTCAGATTGGTTTTCGCGACGAAGCGGCTCTACGTGCCCTGCTTAAGTAA
- a CDS encoding plasmid stabilization protein, with the protein MPRGDKSAYTDKQKRQAEHIEEGYEDRGVPKEEAESRAWATVNKMSGGGKKSGSGRGQAENKEPAQKGGKKGGTASASRSAEERSASAKKAAATRKRNAEKSHAS; encoded by the coding sequence ATGCCACGAGGAGACAAATCGGCGTATACCGATAAGCAAAAACGGCAGGCCGAACACATTGAGGAAGGTTACGAAGACCGGGGTGTACCCAAAGAGGAAGCTGAAAGCCGCGCCTGGGCGACCGTTAACAAAATGTCAGGGGGCGGTAAAAAAAGCGGTTCAGGGCGCGGTCAGGCAGAAAATAAGGAGCCAGCCCAAAAAGGTGGTAAAAAAGGGGGCACAGCTTCGGCGTCGCGCTCAGCCGAAGAACGTTCTGCTTCGGCCAAGAAAGCGGCAGCAACCCGCAAGCGGAACGCCGAGAAAAGCCACGCTTCCTAA
- a CDS encoding sensor histidine kinase: MQRLNDKWMRILGVPVLAFVGQWMMYGYTNVPFPNDWRIPFFFILGTVLVWESNRWGIIFSRQRYPELTQTLQRVLYQLIWFILFASLIRISQTFFYQIIGLWHSRASLQFRPYFFNTLVSVVGTVQVAAVFEGIYLYQRWKVSYTEAQELKKVNLQSQLDSLKTQINPHFLFNNLNSLSSLITTDAEQAERFLDELSSVYRYLLQQNNRDLCPLSDEMNFIKAYFHLLKTRYGDGIFLETTIEERYLTYLIPPLTLQILFENAIKHNIISVNRPLTIRLYTRGGNLYVENNLQKKKIAVPSNQIGLQNIMMKYQLLDRSSVVIQHDEEKFLVGMPLIAPTPVAVAISKH, translated from the coding sequence ATGCAGCGACTGAATGACAAATGGATGCGTATTCTGGGCGTTCCGGTACTGGCGTTTGTCGGGCAGTGGATGATGTATGGCTACACCAACGTTCCGTTTCCGAACGACTGGCGCATTCCGTTTTTCTTCATTCTGGGTACCGTGCTGGTCTGGGAAAGCAACCGATGGGGGATTATTTTTTCCCGCCAGCGCTACCCTGAACTGACGCAGACTCTGCAGCGGGTGCTTTACCAACTCATCTGGTTTATTCTGTTCGCCAGCCTGATTCGTATCTCGCAGACGTTCTTCTACCAGATCATCGGCCTCTGGCATTCCCGCGCATCGCTTCAGTTCAGGCCGTACTTTTTCAATACGCTCGTCTCGGTGGTGGGTACGGTTCAGGTAGCGGCCGTTTTTGAGGGAATCTATCTCTACCAGCGCTGGAAGGTGTCCTATACCGAGGCTCAGGAACTGAAAAAAGTGAACCTGCAAAGCCAGCTCGATTCTCTCAAAACCCAGATTAACCCTCATTTTCTATTCAACAACCTGAACTCGCTGTCGTCGCTCATTACCACCGACGCCGAGCAGGCCGAACGGTTTCTGGACGAGCTGTCGTCGGTGTACCGCTACCTGCTCCAGCAGAACAACCGGGACCTCTGCCCGTTGTCGGATGAAATGAATTTTATCAAAGCATATTTTCACCTGCTCAAAACCCGGTATGGCGACGGCATCTTCCTGGAAACAACGATCGAAGAACGGTACCTGACGTATCTGATTCCGCCCCTAACCCTCCAGATTCTGTTCGAGAACGCCATCAAGCACAACATCATTTCGGTCAATCGGCCGCTGACCATTCGGCTGTACACCCGGGGCGGGAATCTGTACGTTGAAAACAACCTGCAGAAAAAGAAAATTGCGGTTCCTTCCAACCAGATTGGCCTGCAGAATATCATGATGAAATACCAGTTGCTCGACCGTTCGAGCGTCGTGATTCAGCATGACGAAGAAAAATTTCTGGTGGGTATGCCACTGATTGCCCCTACTCCGGTTGCCGTTGCTATAAGTAAGCACTGA
- a CDS encoding response regulator: MAVDRLIQARSAKPTILVLEDNADQWFLIRWVLLQKFPEVEPVWMSDSTQAILYLESCSENEQELPRLILLDLYLPTCQVGFNFAQIIKSHYRYREIPVVMLSWSHDPDDIRKSYRCGVNSFITKPATNNQWLDCFGMLRQYWWDITTLPNVV; encoded by the coding sequence ATGGCCGTAGACCGACTTATACAAGCCCGTTCAGCCAAGCCCACCATTCTGGTCCTGGAAGATAACGCCGATCAGTGGTTCCTGATCCGGTGGGTGCTGCTCCAGAAATTTCCGGAAGTCGAGCCAGTCTGGATGTCAGACTCTACCCAGGCTATTCTTTACTTGGAAAGCTGTTCGGAAAATGAGCAGGAACTGCCCCGATTGATCCTGCTGGATTTATATCTTCCAACCTGCCAGGTGGGTTTCAATTTTGCGCAGATCATTAAATCCCATTATCGGTATCGGGAAATACCGGTTGTGATGCTGAGTTGGTCCCACGATCCGGACGACATCAGAAAATCCTATCGTTGTGGTGTCAACTCCTTTATTACGAAGCCAGCAACTAACAACCAGTGGCTGGACTGTTTTGGTATGCTCCGTCAATACTGGTGGGATATTACCACGCTGCCCAACGTCGTTTAA
- a CDS encoding LytR/AlgR family response regulator transcription factor — MTILIVEDELLAVQKLIKLLSLSQQAPTVVGVTDGIESTVEWLNANPRPDLILMDIELSDGQSFEIFNLVQVECPVIFTTSFDEHSVESFRVNSLDYLLKPIKKEELEQALSKFNALASRNVTSHDIGDLVNDLRRQNRTQEPRNQLLAKAGQQLISINTADIAYFYQNEGITHLYSRNHTHYVVDYTLDALEGLLEPNRFFRVNSQFLVEARAILHTQPSADGLLAIDLRPRTEQAVLVSLDRINSFTEWIGQ, encoded by the coding sequence ATGACTATTTTAATCGTCGAGGACGAGCTGCTGGCCGTGCAGAAACTAATCAAGCTGTTATCCCTCAGCCAGCAGGCTCCTACCGTCGTTGGCGTGACGGACGGGATTGAATCAACCGTCGAATGGCTGAACGCCAACCCCCGGCCCGACCTGATCCTGATGGATATTGAGCTTTCAGACGGCCAGAGTTTTGAAATCTTCAACCTGGTGCAGGTCGAATGCCCGGTTATTTTTACGACTTCATTCGACGAACACTCCGTTGAGTCCTTCCGGGTAAACAGCCTCGATTATCTGCTCAAACCCATCAAAAAAGAAGAGCTCGAACAGGCGCTCAGCAAATTTAATGCGCTGGCTTCACGTAACGTTACGTCGCATGATATTGGCGATCTGGTCAATGACCTCCGTAGGCAGAACCGCACTCAGGAACCGCGTAACCAGCTTCTGGCCAAAGCCGGCCAGCAACTAATTTCCATCAACACCGCCGATATTGCTTATTTTTATCAAAACGAAGGGATAACTCATCTGTACAGCCGGAACCATACTCATTATGTCGTGGATTATACGCTTGATGCCCTGGAGGGCCTGCTGGAACCCAATCGTTTTTTTCGTGTCAACAGCCAGTTTCTTGTCGAGGCACGGGCCATTTTGCATACTCAACCCTCGGCGGATGGCCTCCTTGCAATTGACCTCAGACCGCGAACCGAACAGGCGGTTTTAGTCAGCCTAGACCGGATAAACAGCTTCACCGAATGGATCGGTCAATAA